Proteins encoded together in one Chiloscyllium plagiosum isolate BGI_BamShark_2017 chromosome 3, ASM401019v2, whole genome shotgun sequence window:
- the fam89a gene encoding sprT-like domain-containing protein Spartan has protein sequence MAGKLVNGGSVPNTTCLQGLPPLPKSLSGLLNSSGGSWREMERVYAKRCRIQEDLSRGRTASSRHANRPSKPANLDAALALLRKEMVGLRQLDMSLLCQLWSLYESIQEYKGTCQDLSAAANSDCSYGLENGYFDEEEEYFQEQSVVENGKADNLETHLAVPKTHNSRDQWMQDSFHITI, from the exons ATGGCTGGGAAGCTGGTGAATGGCGGCTCGGTGCCCAACACGACGTGCTTGCAGGGTCTGCCGCCCCTGCCCAAGAGCCTGAGTGGTTTGCTGAATTCGAGCGGCGGCTCGTGGCGAGAAATGGAGCGGGTTTATGCCAAGCGGTGCCGCATCCAGGAGGACCTTAGCCGGGGCCGCACCGCCAGCAGCCGCCACGCCAACCGGCCCAGCAAACCCGCCAACCTGGATGCCGCACTGGCCCTGCTTCGGAAAGAGATG GTTGGTCTGCGTCAGTTGGATATGTCATTGCTATGTCAGCTATGGTCTCTCTATGAATCCATCCAGGAATATAAAGGAACATGCCAAGATTTGTCAGCTGCAGCTAATTCAGACTGTTCGTATGGATTGGAAAACGGTTATTTTGATGAAGAGGAGGAGTATTTTCAGGAACAAAGTGTTGTGGAAAACGGGAAGGCTGACAACTTGGAGACACATCTTGCAGTGCCTAAAACACACAATTCACGAGACCAGTGGATGCAGGATTCCTTTCATATCACTATATAA